From Solidesulfovibrio carbinoliphilus subsp. oakridgensis, the proteins below share one genomic window:
- a CDS encoding sodium:solute symporter family transporter — translation MNTFTTTIGQPNATSILFFFFFILGTLAITWFAAKKSRSASQFYAAGRSVTGWQNGLALAGDYMSAASFLGIAGLVSLKGYDGLIYSIGFLVGWPIIMFLIAEPLRNLGKYTFADVVAYRLSQKPIRIAASIGSLLTVCFYLIAQMVGSGALIKMMFGLPYETAIIAVGAVMIAYVLFGGMLATTWVQIIKAMLLLAGATAMVVMALSRFDFSVASLFNAAAATYGDKVLNPGGLVANPLDALSLGIALMFGTAGLPHILMRFYTVPDAKTARKSVFYATGLIGYFYVLTFIIGFAAMVLVGRDVVARVDAGGNMAALLLAEVTGGTVFLGFIAAVAFATILAVVAGLTLAGATTLSHDLYVNVFRSGRSSEEDEVKVAKRATVALGVVAVLLGLAFKGQNVAFMVGLAFAIAASANFPALILSILWKGTSTFGAAASIVTGTVAAVGLILLSPTVWVDVFGNAAPIFPWKNPALLSMPAAFVAGWLGSVLVPDAKARSLYAAQQIRNYLGVGAE, via the coding sequence ATGAACACGTTCACCACCACCATCGGCCAGCCAAACGCCACCTCCATCCTCTTTTTCTTCTTTTTCATCCTCGGCACCCTGGCCATCACCTGGTTCGCGGCCAAAAAAAGCCGCAGCGCCTCCCAGTTCTACGCCGCCGGCCGTTCGGTCACGGGCTGGCAAAACGGCCTGGCCCTGGCCGGGGACTACATGTCCGCCGCCTCGTTTCTCGGCATCGCCGGCCTGGTCTCGCTCAAGGGCTACGACGGCCTCATCTATTCCATCGGCTTTCTGGTCGGCTGGCCCATCATCATGTTCCTGATCGCCGAGCCGCTGCGAAACCTCGGCAAGTACACCTTCGCCGACGTGGTGGCCTACCGCCTGTCGCAAAAGCCCATCCGCATCGCCGCGTCCATCGGCTCGCTTCTGACCGTCTGCTTCTACCTCATCGCCCAGATGGTCGGCTCAGGGGCACTCATCAAGATGATGTTCGGCCTGCCTTACGAGACGGCCATCATTGCCGTCGGCGCGGTCATGATCGCCTACGTGCTTTTCGGCGGCATGCTGGCCACCACCTGGGTGCAGATCATAAAAGCCATGCTGCTCCTGGCCGGGGCCACGGCCATGGTCGTCATGGCCCTTTCCCGCTTCGATTTCAGCGTGGCCTCGCTTTTTAACGCCGCCGCCGCCACCTACGGCGACAAGGTGCTGAACCCAGGCGGCCTGGTCGCCAATCCGTTGGACGCCCTGTCCCTTGGCATAGCCCTCATGTTCGGCACGGCCGGCCTGCCGCACATCCTCATGCGCTTCTACACCGTGCCCGACGCCAAGACCGCCCGCAAATCCGTCTTCTACGCCACGGGACTCATCGGCTACTTCTACGTCCTCACCTTCATCATCGGTTTTGCCGCCATGGTCCTGGTCGGCCGCGACGTGGTGGCCCGGGTGGATGCCGGCGGCAACATGGCGGCCCTGCTTCTGGCCGAAGTGACGGGCGGCACGGTCTTTCTCGGCTTCATCGCAGCCGTCGCCTTTGCCACCATCCTGGCCGTGGTGGCCGGCCTGACCCTGGCCGGAGCCACCACCCTGTCCCATGACCTCTACGTCAACGTCTTCCGTTCCGGCCGGTCCTCCGAGGAGGACGAGGTGAAGGTGGCCAAGCGGGCGACCGTCGCCCTCGGCGTGGTGGCCGTGCTGCTCGGCCTGGCCTTCAAGGGCCAGAACGTGGCCTTCATGGTCGGCCTGGCCTTCGCCATCGCGGCCAGCGCCAATTTCCCGGCGCTCATCCTCTCCATCCTCTGGAAGGGTACCAGCACCTTCGGCGCGGCCGCGAGCATCGTCACCGGCACCGTCGCCGCCGTGGGCCTGATTCTCCTGTCCCCCACCGTCTGGGTGGACGTTTTCGGCAACGCCGCCCCGATCTTCCCCTGGAAAAACCCGGCCCTCCTCTCCATGCCCGCCGCCTTTGTCGCCGGCTGGCTCGGCTCGGTCCTGGTGCCGGACGCCAAGGCCCGGTCCCTCTACGCCGCCCAGCAGATCCGCAACTACCTCGGCGTCGGCGCCGAGTAA
- a CDS encoding DUF485 domain-containing protein codes for METQAAADLQARQFSALVRKRWTVSLTLTALMLTIYYGFISILAFRADLFATRVGEHMTLGIPVGLGVILVSWLLTGIYVRWANAGYDTAVTNLKHAMREGQA; via the coding sequence ATGGAAACCCAAGCGGCCGCCGATTTACAGGCCAGGCAGTTTTCGGCCCTGGTGCGCAAGCGTTGGACCGTCTCCCTGACGCTCACCGCGCTCATGCTCACCATCTACTACGGTTTTATCAGTATCCTGGCCTTCCGGGCCGACCTCTTCGCCACCCGCGTCGGCGAGCACATGACGCTCGGCATTCCGGTCGGCCTGGGCGTCATCCTCGTGTCCTGGCTCCTGACCGGCATCTATGTCCGCTGGGCCAACGCCGGCTACGACACGGCCGTCACCAACCTCAAACACGCCATGCGGGAGGGGCAGGCATGA
- a CDS encoding PolC-type DNA polymerase III, translated as MTWPARLARRLPGRWAGLFAANDPAPALAAHRRAQAGRDPAAGLADLDFVAVDTELTGFDPRRHALVSIGAVRLRGLSILPGEAFYTLVRPPAAVPRDATLIHRLTGAALADAPPVAEALAAFLDFLGPAVVVGHHVDLDMGFLNAAARRHMGGELAAPCIDTLRLAMALEEKRLAVAGGAGGPDGFERVDYRLPALCRRYGLPGFAAHDARADALATAYLFLYLARHCGRARPLTLSGLWRAGRLWWR; from the coding sequence GTGACCTGGCCCGCCCGGCTGGCCCGTCGGCTGCCCGGACGGTGGGCCGGGCTTTTCGCGGCCAACGACCCGGCCCCGGCCCTGGCCGCCCACCGGCGCGCCCAGGCCGGCCGCGATCCGGCCGCCGGGCTCGCCGACCTCGACTTCGTGGCCGTGGACACCGAGCTGACCGGCTTCGATCCCCGCCGCCACGCCCTGGTCTCCATCGGCGCGGTCCGCCTGCGCGGGCTTTCGATCCTGCCCGGGGAGGCCTTTTACACCCTGGTCCGCCCGCCGGCCGCGGTGCCGCGCGACGCCACCCTCATCCACCGCCTGACCGGGGCCGCCCTGGCTGACGCGCCGCCCGTGGCCGAGGCCCTGGCCGCGTTCCTGGACTTTCTCGGCCCGGCCGTGGTGGTCGGCCACCACGTGGACCTGGACATGGGCTTTTTAAACGCCGCGGCCAGACGCCACATGGGCGGCGAGCTGGCCGCGCCCTGCATCGACACCCTGCGCCTGGCCATGGCCCTGGAGGAGAAGCGGCTGGCCGTGGCGGGCGGGGCGGGGGGGCCGGACGGCTTCGAGCGGGTGGACTACCGGTTGCCGGCCCTGTGCCGCCGTTACGGCCTGCCCGGGTTCGCGGCCCACGACGCCCGGGCCGACGCCCTGGCCACGGCCTACCTTTTCCTCTACCTCGCCCGCCATTGCGGCCGCGCCCGCCCCCTCACCCTGTCCGGCCTGTGGCGGGCCGGCCGCCTGTGGTGGCGGTGA
- a CDS encoding Fur family transcriptional regulator has product MLIATLKELFAEHGLKFTNQRYLVYRTMAAARDHPSAETVWRRVRGEAPAISLDTVYRTLAAFETRGLVARVPGGGDEGRFDGDATPHHHLVCLSCGAIEDFSMPGAGLADLPPEVSAWGRVRDAQVLVRGVCRRCLCQVENQQPDANQRSECR; this is encoded by the coding sequence ATGTTGATCGCCACCCTCAAGGAACTCTTCGCCGAACACGGCCTGAAGTTCACCAACCAGCGCTACCTGGTCTACCGGACCATGGCCGCAGCCAGGGACCACCCCTCGGCCGAGACGGTCTGGCGGCGGGTGCGCGGCGAGGCGCCGGCCATTTCCCTGGACACGGTCTACCGGACCCTGGCCGCTTTCGAGACCCGGGGGCTGGTGGCCCGGGTGCCGGGCGGCGGGGACGAGGGGCGCTTTGACGGCGACGCCACGCCGCACCACCACCTGGTGTGCCTGTCGTGCGGGGCCATCGAGGATTTTTCCATGCCCGGCGCCGGGCTGGCCGATCTGCCGCCCGAGGTTTCGGCCTGGGGGCGGGTCAGGGATGCCCAGGTGTTGGTGCGAGGCGTATGTCGCCGCTGCCTTTGCCAAGTGGAAAACCAACAACCGGATGCGAATCAAAGGAGCGAATGTCGATGA
- a CDS encoding rubrerythrin family protein has product MSKTMDNLKEAFAGESQANRKYLAYAAQAEKEGHVGVAKLFKAAAAAETVHAHGHLRNMKGIGDTAANLQDAIAGETHEFKSMYPGMIEDAKAEGDKAAERGFTFANAVEELHANLYAEAAKDVAGYPAKDWYVCSVCGYTVAGGAPDKCPVCQALAKSFFKVD; this is encoded by the coding sequence ATGAGCAAGACCATGGATAACCTCAAGGAAGCTTTTGCCGGCGAATCCCAGGCCAACCGCAAGTACCTCGCCTATGCCGCCCAGGCCGAAAAAGAGGGCCACGTCGGCGTGGCCAAGCTCTTCAAGGCCGCGGCCGCCGCCGAGACCGTCCACGCCCACGGCCACCTGCGCAACATGAAGGGCATCGGCGACACGGCCGCCAATTTGCAGGATGCCATCGCCGGGGAGACCCATGAATTCAAGAGCATGTATCCCGGCATGATCGAGGACGCCAAGGCCGAGGGCGACAAGGCGGCCGAGCGCGGCTTCACCTTTGCCAACGCCGTGGAAGAGCTCCACGCCAACCTGTACGCCGAAGCGGCCAAGGACGTGGCCGGCTACCCGGCCAAGGACTGGTACGTCTGCTCGGTGTGCGGCTACACCGTGGCCGGCGGGGCCCCGGACAAGTGCCCGGTCTGCCAGGCCCTGGCCAAGTCCTTTTTCAAGGTCGACTAA
- a CDS encoding rubredoxin has translation MAAPENMWQCQTTNCGYIYDPDRGDRKGKIPAGTSFEDLPEDWKCPICGGGKKCFRPLAGPGSTKEVKCPV, from the coding sequence ATGGCCGCCCCTGAGAACATGTGGCAATGCCAGACCACCAACTGTGGCTACATCTACGACCCGGACCGGGGCGACCGCAAAGGCAAGATCCCGGCCGGCACGTCCTTCGAGGACCTGCCCGAGGATTGGAAGTGCCCGATCTGCGGCGGCGGCAAGAAGTGCTTTCGCCCGCTGGCCGGCCCGGGCTCGACCAAAGAGGTCAAGTGTCCCGTCTGA
- a CDS encoding putative nucleotidyltransferase substrate binding domain-containing protein translates to MRACDPACQPEAVEAFLATVPPFDRLPAADLATLAAASRVAFSLSGEVVEPDGCGGTGSAWICCVQRGGVRLGRPAGALDGSGTPETFDVRGEGECFGLPAASGDEVRALEDTFLVRLPGTLCAALARRHPPMAAWFGQALALPGDTGPEPAAATGECPAREADDGDYLFTRLAGEVASRTLAGVTRGMDLRQTARVMEDGQVGSVVVREASGLVIGIVTDRDLRRAVARGLALSAPVETLMSAPVADIDADTPCFEGLIRMTGAGIRHLLVTRDGEPSGMVTVSDLLLAHGRSPMALLRAIRRAGDFSDLRALCQRIHPLAAALAARGAGSGTVGGIVTMLAERVLGRLLELLEKAFGPCPAPCAWWVLGAAGRREMLPGMGLSLAVAPQDGNDPVVGRAARTYLAAFLPRLAEELGRLGLGGAALSLGDPRVLFDPAGCAADDDPLALEASLEAFDARLVAGCDRAGAEHHHSPPSGGAGGPGFDGAPRPPEASSLLIETSSIPRETSSIPVPPTPILAGLLRSLAARPVPLGLYQGRLMERDGTASPVLHIAGRGSRPLLALVRLAALLAGVGETGTAARLGRLARDGHLPGDVARAAVDAFAFFEGERLLLRLDAAGRTGEDEAPLRPAGLSPRRRQGFRAAFAGLEALRRILADRAWTGEGIP, encoded by the coding sequence ATGCGAGCCTGCGATCCTGCCTGCCAGCCCGAGGCCGTGGAAGCCTTCCTGGCCACGGTGCCGCCCTTTGACCGGCTTCCCGCCGCCGATCTGGCCACCCTGGCCGCCGCCAGCCGGGTGGCCTTTTCCCTTTCCGGCGAAGTCGTGGAACCGGACGGTTGCGGCGGAACCGGCAGTGCCTGGATCTGCTGCGTTCAGCGCGGCGGCGTACGCCTCGGCCGGCCGGCCGGTGCGCTGGACGGTTCCGGGACGCCCGAGACCTTCGACGTGCGCGGCGAGGGCGAGTGCTTCGGTCTGCCTGCCGCGTCCGGGGACGAGGTCCGGGCCCTGGAGGACACCTTCCTGGTCCGCCTGCCAGGGACCCTGTGCGCCGCCTTGGCCCGGCGCCATCCCCCCATGGCCGCCTGGTTCGGGCAGGCCTTGGCCCTGCCCGGCGACACCGGCCCGGAGCCGGCGGCAGCGACCGGAGAATGCCCGGCCCGGGAGGCCGACGACGGAGACTACCTCTTCACCCGGCTGGCCGGGGAGGTGGCCTCCCGGACCCTGGCCGGGGTGACGCGCGGCATGGACCTGCGCCAGACGGCCCGGGTCATGGAGGACGGGCAGGTGGGCTCGGTGGTGGTCCGCGAGGCCTCGGGGCTGGTCATCGGCATCGTGACGGACCGGGACCTGCGCCGGGCCGTGGCCCGGGGGCTGGCCCTGTCCGCCCCGGTCGAGACCCTCATGTCCGCGCCCGTGGCCGACATCGACGCCGACACGCCCTGTTTCGAAGGGCTTATCCGCATGACCGGGGCCGGCATCCGCCACCTGCTCGTGACCCGGGACGGCGAGCCTTCCGGCATGGTCACCGTAAGCGACCTGCTCCTGGCCCACGGCCGTTCGCCCATGGCGCTTTTGCGCGCCATCCGCCGGGCCGGGGATTTTTCCGATCTGCGCGCCCTGTGCCAGAGGATCCATCCCCTGGCCGCGGCCCTGGCCGCGCGCGGGGCGGGCAGCGGCACGGTCGGCGGCATCGTGACCATGCTGGCCGAGCGGGTGCTGGGCCGGCTGCTGGAGCTTCTCGAAAAGGCTTTCGGCCCATGTCCGGCTCCGTGCGCGTGGTGGGTGCTCGGCGCGGCCGGCCGGCGGGAGATGCTGCCGGGCATGGGCCTGTCCCTGGCCGTCGCGCCCCAGGACGGCAACGATCCCGTCGTCGGCCGGGCCGCGCGCACCTACCTGGCCGCGTTCCTGCCCCGGCTGGCCGAGGAGCTCGGCCGGCTGGGCCTTGGCGGCGCTGCCCTCTCCCTTGGCGACCCGCGCGTCCTGTTCGATCCGGCCGGTTGCGCCGCCGACGACGATCCTCTGGCCCTGGAAGCCTCCCTCGAAGCCTTCGACGCCCGCCTTGTGGCCGGCTGCGACCGTGCGGGAGCGGAACACCACCACAGCCCCCCCTCCGGGGGGGCCGGGGGGCCAGGGTTTGATGGCGCCCCCCGGCCGCCGGAGGCCTCTTCCCTTCTTATAGAGACATCCTCCATTCCTCGAGAGACGTCTTCCATTCCCGTCCCTCCAACTCCAATCCTGGCCGGGCTGCTGCGGTCCCTGGCCGCCCGGCCGGTTCCCCTCGGCCTCTACCAGGGCCGGCTCATGGAGCGCGACGGCACGGCGTCGCCGGTCCTTCACATCGCCGGCCGGGGCTCGCGGCCCTTGCTGGCCCTGGTCCGGCTGGCCGCGCTCCTTGCCGGGGTGGGGGAGACCGGCACGGCCGCGCGCCTGGGCCGGCTGGCCCGGGACGGGCATCTGCCCGGGGACGTGGCCCGGGCCGCCGTGGACGCCTTCGCCTTTTTCGAGGGCGAGCGGCTGCTTTTGCGCCTGGACGCGGCCGGCCGGACCGGGGAGGACGAGGCGCCGCTGCGGCCGGCCGGCCTGTCGCCGCGCCGCCGCCAGGGGTTCCGGGCCGCCTTTGCCGGGCTGGAGGCCCTGCGCCGGATCCTGGCCGATCGGGCCTGGACCGGGGAGGGCATCCCGTGA
- a CDS encoding DUF294 nucleotidyltransferase-like domain-containing protein: MAVDVVEKDRDVRELAEALDGARDPEDLAGLVGAIRRLVAGLAGADADGVRVGRLASRLYDGLLARAAWLARDGPEGEDGLPPGCTLAVLGSQGRREQFLATDQDNALILEKEDDGAGEAGRYALFAAKLSAILQAAGVPLCPKGIMAATPAWRKSVAAWRAAIDMAAARPDAAAVLFVSLLADLRPVAGDPARVAAVARHLSLRLAEAPLLVRGLAREALNFGPPAFLFGHLPVEWFRFGAPIVDLKRAAVFPLTIGVKALALDAGLAATGVTGTDERLAGLAERGVLGEGLAARLGAALSRIQSVRLLAQAEAFAHGRPPDNRVDLGRLDTDTMHGFREALHAIDELRAILEHHFGLRYLT; the protein is encoded by the coding sequence ATGGCAGTGGATGTGGTGGAGAAGGATCGGGATGTGAGGGAGCTGGCTGAGGCCTTGGATGGGGCCCGGGACCCGGAAGACTTGGCCGGGCTCGTGGGGGCCATCCGCCGGCTGGTGGCCGGCTTGGCCGGAGCCGATGCAGACGGGGTGCGGGTCGGCCGGCTGGCGAGCCGGCTCTACGACGGGCTCCTGGCCCGGGCGGCCTGGCTGGCCCGGGATGGGCCGGAAGGGGAGGACGGGCTGCCGCCGGGCTGCACCCTGGCCGTGCTCGGCAGCCAGGGCCGGCGGGAGCAGTTTCTGGCCACGGACCAGGACAATGCGCTTATTCTGGAAAAGGAGGACGACGGAGCGGGGGAGGCGGGTCGGTACGCCCTGTTCGCCGCCAAGCTCTCCGCCATCCTCCAGGCGGCCGGCGTCCCCCTCTGTCCCAAGGGCATCATGGCCGCAACGCCTGCCTGGCGCAAATCGGTCGCCGCCTGGCGCGCGGCCATCGACATGGCCGCGGCCCGGCCCGATGCGGCGGCGGTCCTTTTCGTCTCGCTCCTGGCTGACCTGCGCCCCGTGGCCGGTGATCCGGCCCGAGTCGCGGCCGTGGCCAGGCACTTGTCCCTGCGCCTGGCCGAGGCGCCGCTCCTCGTCCGGGGCCTGGCCCGGGAAGCCTTGAACTTCGGGCCGCCCGCGTTTCTTTTCGGCCATCTGCCCGTGGAATGGTTCCGGTTCGGGGCCCCCATTGTGGACCTCAAGCGGGCGGCCGTCTTTCCCCTGACCATCGGGGTCAAGGCCCTGGCCCTGGACGCCGGTCTGGCCGCCACCGGCGTGACCGGCACCGACGAGCGTCTGGCCGGCCTGGCCGAGCGGGGGGTGCTTGGCGAAGGGCTGGCCGCCCGCCTGGGCGCGGCCCTCTCCCGCATCCAGTCCGTGCGCTTGCTGGCCCAGGCCGAGGCCTTTGCCCACGGCCGGCCGCCCGACAACCGCGTGGACCTCGGCCGCCTGGACACGGACACCATGCACGGCTTCCGCGAAGCCCTGCACGCCATCGACGAACTGCGGGCCATCCTCGAACACCACTTCGGCCTGCGCTACCTGACCTGA